A region of Staphylococcus sp. IVB6181 DNA encodes the following proteins:
- a CDS encoding thioredoxin family protein translates to MSSKQHIADITQNFDQDKHLIFGYTPMCGTCKVSERMLDIANEILDLPIVKADLNFHADFSEQYQIQSVPVLMVMSKDEELKRIYAFQSVPYLLENLK, encoded by the coding sequence ATGAGTTCTAAGCAGCATATTGCAGATATCACACAAAACTTTGATCAAGATAAACATTTGATATTCGGCTACACACCGATGTGCGGAACATGCAAAGTGTCTGAACGCATGCTGGATATTGCAAATGAGATTTTAGACTTGCCGATTGTTAAGGCAGATTTAAACTTCCATGCAGATTTCAGCGAACAATATCAAATTCAATCTGTTCCTGTTTTGATGGTGATGTCTAAAGATGAGGAACTAAAACGCATTTATGCATTTCAATCTGTTCCTTATTTATTAGAAAATTTAAAATAG
- a CDS encoding toprim domain-containing protein has protein sequence MALLDKVIVVEGKTDKKRVQEVIDEPVQIICTHGTMGIDKLDDMIETLYERPVYILVDADKEGRRIRQWFKHYLSESEHIFVDKTYCEVARCPRPYLARVLRNYGFMVKGEAPVKGLVYR, from the coding sequence ATGGCATTGTTAGATAAAGTAATCGTTGTTGAAGGTAAGACAGATAAGAAGCGTGTTCAAGAGGTCATTGATGAACCAGTACAGATTATTTGTACACATGGTACGATGGGAATCGATAAATTAGATGATATGATCGAAACATTATATGAGCGTCCGGTTTATATTCTTGTTGATGCGGATAAGGAAGGCAGACGGATTCGTCAATGGTTTAAACATTATCTTTCTGAGAGCGAGCATATTTTTGTAGATAAAACATATTGCGAGGTGGCTCGCTGTCCACGCCCATATCTTGCCAGAGTGCTTAGAAATTATGGATTTATGGTAAAAGGTGAAGCACCTGTGAAAGGATTAGTATATAGATGA
- the gcvH gene encoding glycine cleavage system protein GcvH, with protein sequence MAVPEELKYSKEHEWVKVEDDTVTIGITEYAQGELGDIVFVELPEADDDIEEGESFGSVESVKTVSELYAPVSGTVVEVNEELEDSPEFVNESPYEKAWMVKVKLNDESQLDELLSADQYKEMIGE encoded by the coding sequence GTGGCAGTGCCAGAGGAATTAAAATATTCAAAAGAACATGAATGGGTAAAAGTTGAGGACGATACAGTAACAATCGGTATTACTGAATACGCTCAAGGAGAACTTGGTGATATCGTATTCGTTGAATTACCAGAAGCTGACGATGATATCGAAGAGGGCGAATCTTTCGGAAGCGTTGAATCAGTTAAAACTGTTTCTGAATTATACGCTCCAGTTTCAGGAACTGTAGTCGAAGTTAACGAAGAATTAGAAGACAGCCCAGAATTTGTTAATGAATCACCATACGAAAAAGCATGGATGGTTAAAGTTAAATTAAATGACGAAAGCCAATTAGATGAATTATTATCAGCAGATCAATATAAAGAAATGATCGGTGAATAA
- a CDS encoding arsenate reductase family protein, which produces MIRFYQYHNCTTCKKAAKFLDEYGVSYEPIDIVELNPNKRELQDIIDKTGVELDKLFNKRGGKYRELGLKDRLDSLSDDEKLDLLASDGMLVKRPLAVSGNKITLGFKEQEYKDTWVN; this is translated from the coding sequence ATGATTAGATTCTATCAGTACCACAACTGTACGACTTGTAAAAAAGCTGCAAAATTTTTAGATGAATATGGTGTAAGTTATGAACCGATTGATATTGTAGAACTAAACCCGAATAAAAGAGAGCTGCAAGACATTATTGATAAAACGGGTGTTGAGCTTGATAAGTTATTTAACAAACGCGGAGGAAAATACCGCGAACTTGGTCTGAAAGATAGATTAGACAGTTTGTCTGATGATGAAAAACTAGATTTATTGGCTTCTGACGGTATGTTAGTCAAACGTCCGCTTGCTGTGTCTGGCAATAAAATTACATTAGGTTTTAAAGAGCAAGAATACAAAGATACTTGGGTAAATTAA